The Chloroflexia bacterium SDU3-3 genome includes a region encoding these proteins:
- a CDS encoding phosphotransferase, which produces MYCYPGALHMHTIHSDGTGTVADLVQAAREAGLRWIIITDHDTLAGRPEQGWHHEVLTLVEHEITPDRNHFLALNLDAVVDRTLPPQQFIDVVYQQGGFGIIAHPDEVVKSKFKDIYRWDDWQIDGPTQRGGRPFGIELWNAMSDWGEQLTEWNQIPMVLMPRLGISGPTPATLDWWDQLNQSGKRTFGVAGVDAHAFKRQAPWGEVTVLPYRWIFGTLTNYVVLRDPLSPDAARAKAQIYQAIGEGRLYFANRLLGECPSLSFYAEYGGRRFMMGDTATRRDLPLTFHADMGCDADVQLIYNGRVAARGLRLLRHTVTQAGVYRLEAYRRGRAWVYTNPIYVEV; this is translated from the coding sequence ATGTACTGCTACCCTGGCGCGCTGCACATGCACACCATCCACTCGGATGGCACGGGCACGGTCGCCGATCTGGTGCAGGCGGCCCGCGAGGCAGGCCTGCGCTGGATCATCATCACCGACCACGACACGCTGGCTGGGCGGCCCGAGCAGGGCTGGCACCACGAGGTGCTGACCTTGGTCGAGCATGAGATCACGCCGGATCGCAACCATTTCCTGGCGCTGAACCTGGATGCGGTGGTGGATAGAACACTTCCGCCGCAGCAGTTTATCGACGTGGTGTACCAGCAGGGTGGCTTCGGTATCATCGCGCACCCCGATGAGGTCGTCAAGAGCAAGTTCAAGGATATCTACCGCTGGGATGACTGGCAGATCGATGGGCCGACGCAGCGCGGCGGCAGGCCGTTTGGCATCGAGCTGTGGAATGCCATGAGCGACTGGGGCGAGCAGCTGACTGAGTGGAACCAGATCCCCATGGTGCTGATGCCGCGCCTGGGGATCAGCGGGCCAACCCCAGCCACGCTCGACTGGTGGGATCAGCTGAACCAGAGCGGGAAGCGCACCTTCGGCGTGGCGGGCGTGGATGCCCACGCGTTTAAGCGCCAGGCCCCCTGGGGCGAGGTGACGGTGCTGCCCTACCGCTGGATCTTCGGCACGCTGACCAACTATGTGGTGCTGCGCGACCCGCTCTCGCCGGATGCGGCGCGGGCCAAGGCCCAGATCTACCAGGCGATCGGCGAGGGGCGGCTGTACTTCGCCAACCGCCTGCTGGGCGAGTGCCCATCGCTGTCGTTCTACGCCGAGTACGGCGGCAGGCGCTTTATGATGGGCGATACGGCTACACGGCGCGATCTGCCGCTGACCTTCCACGCCGACATGGGCTGCGACGCCGATGTGCAGCTGATCTACAATGGCCGAGTGGCGGCGCGCGGCCTGCGCCTGCTGCGCCACACCGTGACGCAGGCGGGCGTGTACCGCCTGGAGGCCTACCGCCGTGGCCGCGCCTGGGTGTACACGAATCCGATCTATGTTG